Proteins encoded within one genomic window of Prochlorococcus marinus str. MIT 9515:
- the nrdJ gene encoding ribonucleoside-triphosphate reductase, adenosylcobalamin-dependent → MTIAPNKASSESNSNNLRKDDFPKTAPAAYPVFFRSYSRKTVSGKRENWSEVGKRNLSGLKELGKLSDQEMMLMREMQSNQKAQPSGRWLWIGGTPWINKNQNFSGAYNCTSTNLIDWEAFALMMDLAMMGCGTGAIIEPHFINKLPTVKNKITIKSVSEVGITPKDQRQEKSSLEIKGKDIFIKVGDSRRGWVDSYKYLLEASSNESLEKEIDVHINLEDIRPAGESLKGFGGMANPIKLKDLYSRVASLLGKAIGRKLNTVECCLLIDEAAVTIVAGNIRRSAGMRQFSSDDKEAASAKENLWSQDQDGNWRIDPEKDALRMANHTRVYHTKPSYQTILDAVTKQFHSGEGAIQFAPEAIARSNADILNEKDLKNEFIEIYSEQGKDEARNWINLNYGPFSEEELNHRMSRYGLNPCGEILGNDFHCNLAEVHLNQIDPKNIQEQKKAFKAAALSVACLLNHEFEVERYRKSREYDPIVGVSFTGLFDFCVHAFGTPWLKWWEAGRPDNQEGRDFKKQEAKFLDSWRNIVKETVWEYCDKHNLRRPNRCTTVQPAGTKSLLTGAAPGWHPPKAQRFLRRITFRKNDPIALACMDYGYSVVPSQSDKDEKGCLLDNPFDPRCTEWLVEIPTEVSWANIEGADKIDINNFSALAQFDFYMQVQKYYTEHNTSATVEFRENEIEDLAKAIHNAIEHNEGYISAALLARFSANATFPRLPFEPISKEEYLSLQKKVTERKVNNDFFDALNKYDIGELSEAGPAGCDSDKCLLPLANPKN, encoded by the coding sequence GTGACAATTGCACCAAATAAAGCTTCCTCCGAGAGCAATTCTAATAATCTTAGAAAAGATGATTTCCCAAAAACAGCTCCAGCAGCTTACCCTGTTTTTTTCAGGTCATATAGTAGAAAGACAGTTTCTGGAAAAAGAGAGAATTGGAGTGAAGTTGGGAAAAGAAACTTATCTGGATTAAAAGAATTAGGAAAACTCTCTGATCAAGAAATGATGTTAATGAGAGAAATGCAGAGTAACCAAAAAGCACAACCATCAGGAAGATGGTTATGGATTGGAGGTACTCCATGGATTAATAAAAATCAGAATTTTTCAGGAGCGTATAATTGTACTTCGACAAATTTAATTGATTGGGAAGCTTTTGCCTTAATGATGGATTTAGCTATGATGGGTTGCGGCACAGGAGCAATAATAGAACCCCATTTCATAAATAAGCTTCCAACAGTAAAAAATAAAATAACTATAAAATCAGTTAGCGAAGTAGGAATAACTCCAAAAGACCAAAGGCAGGAAAAATCCTCTTTAGAAATTAAAGGCAAGGATATTTTTATAAAAGTCGGGGATAGCAGAAGAGGCTGGGTAGATAGCTATAAATATCTTCTTGAAGCCTCAAGCAATGAAAGTCTTGAAAAAGAAATTGACGTTCATATTAACTTAGAAGATATTAGGCCAGCAGGAGAATCACTAAAAGGTTTTGGTGGCATGGCAAATCCTATCAAATTAAAGGATCTTTACTCAAGAGTTGCTTCTCTTTTAGGAAAAGCTATTGGTAGAAAACTCAATACAGTGGAGTGTTGTTTACTTATTGATGAGGCAGCTGTGACTATTGTTGCAGGTAATATAAGAAGAAGCGCTGGCATGAGACAGTTTTCATCTGATGATAAGGAAGCAGCAAGCGCGAAAGAGAATTTATGGAGTCAAGACCAGGATGGTAATTGGAGAATTGATCCCGAAAAGGACGCTCTTAGAATGGCAAATCATACAAGGGTTTATCATACTAAGCCCTCTTATCAAACAATTCTGGATGCTGTAACCAAGCAATTCCATTCAGGTGAAGGAGCAATTCAATTTGCACCAGAGGCAATAGCAAGATCAAATGCAGATATTTTGAACGAAAAAGATCTTAAAAACGAATTCATAGAAATATATTCTGAACAGGGTAAAGATGAAGCCAGAAATTGGATTAATCTTAATTATGGTCCATTCTCTGAAGAAGAATTAAACCATAGGATGAGTAGATATGGACTTAATCCTTGCGGAGAAATATTAGGTAATGATTTTCATTGCAATTTAGCCGAAGTTCATCTAAATCAGATTGACCCGAAAAATATTCAAGAGCAAAAAAAAGCCTTTAAAGCTGCAGCGCTTTCAGTGGCATGCTTGCTAAATCATGAATTTGAAGTTGAGAGATATAGAAAAAGCAGGGAGTATGACCCTATTGTTGGAGTTAGTTTTACAGGATTATTTGATTTCTGTGTACATGCCTTTGGAACCCCATGGTTGAAATGGTGGGAAGCGGGAAGACCTGATAATCAAGAAGGTAGGGATTTTAAAAAGCAAGAAGCTAAATTTTTAGACTCTTGGAGAAATATTGTTAAAGAAACTGTATGGGAATACTGCGACAAACATAATCTAAGAAGACCAAATAGATGTACGACAGTTCAACCTGCCGGAACTAAAAGTCTTTTAACAGGAGCTGCTCCTGGATGGCATCCCCCAAAAGCACAAAGATTTTTAAGAAGAATAACTTTCAGAAAGAATGATCCTATTGCCTTAGCTTGTATGGATTATGGTTACTCTGTTGTCCCATCTCAATCTGACAAAGATGAAAAAGGCTGCTTACTTGATAACCCATTTGATCCAAGATGTACTGAATGGCTAGTTGAAATACCAACAGAAGTAAGCTGGGCAAATATAGAGGGAGCAGATAAAATAGATATAAATAATTTCTCTGCTCTTGCACAATTTGATTTTTATATGCAAGTTCAGAAGTATTATACAGAGCATAATACTTCTGCAACTGTTGAATTCAGAGAAAATGAAATTGAAGATCTAGCAAAAGCAATACATAACGCAATAGAACACAACGAAGGATATATATCAGCAGCATTATTAGCTAGATTCAGTGCAAATGCCACATTCCCAAGATTACCTTTTGAACCCATAAGTAAAGAGGAATATTTATCTTTGCAGAAAAAAGTTACTGAAAGGAAAGTAAATAACGATTTCTTTGATGCACTTAATAAATATGATATTGGAGAGCTCTCCGAAGCAGGACCAGCTGGGTGTGATTCGGATAAATGCCTCCTTCCGTTAGCTAATCCAAAGAATTAA
- a CDS encoding class I SAM-dependent methyltransferase → MERTVEPELMEREDQVISYAKADFSDGENNLINQINYYLIKNNINLNDKELIVDLGCGPGNISEKLSIKWPKAEVVGIDGSKEMIRVAELNKKNSSNPSQLKNLRYMCADIKSLKSSDISLEKNISLLVSNSLIHHITYLDDFFYCLEKLSSKLTINFHKDLKRPNDEKSALHLKEKCAEKYNDILTNDYYASLKASYTSKELKNFIFENKLSSLEVFEEGDQYLVIYGKV, encoded by the coding sequence ATGGAAAGAACTGTAGAACCAGAATTGATGGAAAGAGAAGATCAGGTTATTTCTTATGCTAAAGCTGACTTTTCAGATGGAGAGAATAATCTTATTAATCAAATAAATTATTACTTGATTAAAAATAATATTAATTTGAATGACAAAGAATTGATTGTTGATTTGGGATGTGGGCCAGGAAATATATCTGAAAAGTTATCAATCAAATGGCCTAAAGCTGAGGTTGTGGGTATTGATGGCTCCAAAGAGATGATTCGAGTAGCTGAATTAAATAAAAAGAATTCATCTAATCCGAGTCAATTAAAAAATTTGCGTTATATGTGTGCTGATATAAAAAGCCTTAAATCAAGTGATATCTCTCTCGAAAAAAATATAAGTTTATTAGTTAGTAATAGTTTAATTCACCATATTACTTATCTTGATGATTTTTTTTATTGCTTAGAGAAATTATCGAGTAAGTTGACAATAAATTTTCATAAAGATCTGAAAAGACCGAATGATGAAAAATCAGCTTTACATTTAAAAGAAAAATGTGCAGAGAAATATAATGATATTTTGACTAATGATTATTATGCATCATTAAAAGCCTCTTACACTTCAAAAGAATTAAAAAATTTTATTTTTGAGAATAAATTATCTTCTTTAGAAGTGTTTGAAGAAGGTGATCAGTATTTAGTCATTTATGGTAAAGTTTAA
- a CDS encoding peptide chain release factor 3 has product MSSSTNNLNNKNILEAVNKRRNFAIISHPDAGKTTLTEKLLLYGGAIQQAGAVKARGNQRKATSDWMDLEKQRGISITSTVLQFEYERAVINLLDTPGHKDFSEDTYRTLAAADNAVMLEDAAKGLEPQTRKLFEVCRMRKIPIFTFINKMDRPGREPFSLIDEIESELGLNTLPVNWPIGMGEEFRGVIDRFTREVILFDKAVRGKQSNEKRMSLDDKELSKYVERELLDISLEELEVLDEAGSKLEKEEIFKGSLTPVFFGSAMTNFGVRPFLDSFLKMAQKPTSRNSNKGDIEPASDEFSGFVFKLQANMDPKHRDRVAFIRVCSGKFEKDMSVKHSRTGKTIRLSRPQKIFGQEREVVDDAYPGDVIGLNNPGMFSIGDTLYTGTFLEYEGIPSFSPEIFCWLRNPNPSAFKNFRKGVNELREEGAVQILYDFDESKRDPILAAVGQLQLDVVIHRLKNEYGVDANLDSMPYQLARWVSDGWSAIDELGRIFNCKVVKDCWNRPVILFKNQWNLNQFIEDNASFSLKKVSPVVSGVEPIAL; this is encoded by the coding sequence ATGAGTTCAAGTACTAACAACTTAAATAATAAAAATATCTTAGAAGCGGTAAATAAAAGAAGAAACTTTGCGATTATTTCTCATCCTGATGCGGGTAAAACAACTCTTACTGAAAAACTTCTTTTATATGGAGGAGCAATACAGCAAGCAGGGGCTGTAAAAGCAAGAGGTAATCAAAGGAAAGCTACTTCTGATTGGATGGACCTTGAAAAACAAAGAGGGATTTCAATTACTTCCACTGTATTGCAGTTTGAGTATGAAAGAGCAGTAATAAATCTTTTGGATACGCCTGGCCACAAGGATTTCTCAGAAGATACTTACAGAACTTTAGCTGCCGCAGATAATGCAGTTATGCTTGAAGATGCGGCTAAAGGATTAGAACCTCAAACAAGAAAATTATTTGAGGTATGCAGAATGAGAAAAATACCTATATTTACTTTTATTAACAAGATGGATAGACCAGGAAGAGAACCTTTTTCTTTGATTGATGAAATTGAGTCGGAACTTGGTTTAAATACTTTGCCAGTAAATTGGCCTATTGGTATGGGGGAGGAATTTAGAGGAGTTATTGATAGATTTACAAGAGAAGTTATTTTATTTGATAAGGCTGTTAGGGGGAAACAGTCAAATGAGAAAAGAATGAGTTTAGATGATAAAGAACTTTCAAAATATGTAGAAAGAGAATTACTTGATATCTCTCTTGAAGAGCTAGAGGTTCTAGACGAAGCAGGTTCGAAACTAGAAAAAGAAGAAATTTTTAAGGGTTCACTTACGCCTGTTTTTTTTGGTTCGGCGATGACTAATTTTGGGGTTAGACCTTTTTTAGATAGTTTTTTAAAAATGGCGCAAAAACCAACTTCAAGGAATAGTAATAAAGGGGATATTGAGCCTGCAAGCGATGAATTTAGCGGTTTCGTATTTAAGTTACAAGCAAATATGGATCCAAAACATAGAGATAGGGTTGCATTTATTAGAGTTTGTAGTGGAAAATTTGAAAAGGATATGTCAGTTAAACATTCAAGGACAGGAAAAACGATTAGATTATCTCGACCTCAAAAAATATTTGGTCAAGAAAGAGAAGTTGTTGATGATGCCTATCCTGGGGATGTTATTGGACTAAATAACCCAGGGATGTTTTCTATAGGAGATACCTTATATACAGGAACTTTTCTTGAATATGAGGGCATACCCTCCTTTAGTCCTGAAATATTTTGTTGGTTAAGAAATCCAAATCCTTCAGCATTTAAAAACTTTAGAAAGGGTGTAAACGAACTTCGAGAAGAAGGTGCTGTTCAAATACTTTATGACTTTGATGAGAGCAAAAGAGATCCTATCCTCGCAGCTGTTGGACAATTACAGTTGGATGTGGTCATTCATAGATTAAAAAATGAATATGGCGTAGATGCCAATCTTGACTCGATGCCATACCAATTGGCAAGATGGGTTTCAGATGGATGGTCAGCTATTGACGAATTAGGTAGAATATTTAATTGTAAAGTAGTAAAAGATTGTTGGAATAGGCCAGTGATTCTTTTTAAAAATCAGTGGAATCTTAACCAATTTATTGAAGATAACGCTAGTTTTAGTTTAAAAAAAGTATCACCTGTTGTTAGTGGCGTGGAACCAATTGCTTTATAA
- a CDS encoding CPP1-like family protein, whose protein sequence is MDSNKSKNNPDKTPYEILGVNEGADFEEIQKARDIKVKEAGEDLLLKAKIESSFDQLLMDSLKARQSGNVSFEAQKASKKEKQINKLINNDFPLLSKIKNINKNVNNSNEYSLPKITPPSFDNLSIKLSAGLLFLIILLISPDPYNRLLLSISTLILTYIQIKSGKKFISSLGWSVTFLSIGLIFGGLFETNSFIQEISNNSLSIQKIQSLPAMIILWIGVIFL, encoded by the coding sequence TTGGATTCAAATAAAAGCAAAAACAATCCTGATAAAACACCTTATGAAATATTGGGTGTTAATGAAGGAGCTGATTTTGAAGAGATACAAAAAGCAAGAGATATCAAAGTTAAGGAGGCTGGTGAAGATTTGCTACTTAAGGCAAAAATAGAATCATCTTTTGATCAATTATTAATGGATAGTTTGAAAGCAAGGCAGTCAGGTAATGTTAGTTTCGAGGCTCAAAAGGCATCAAAAAAAGAGAAACAAATTAATAAACTCATTAATAATGATTTCCCTCTTTTATCAAAAATAAAGAATATAAATAAGAACGTTAACAATTCAAACGAATATAGCCTTCCAAAAATAACCCCTCCATCTTTTGATAATCTTTCAATCAAATTATCTGCTGGATTATTATTTTTGATAATACTTTTAATTAGTCCTGATCCTTACAACAGACTTCTGCTCTCTATCTCAACATTGATACTTACTTATATTCAAATTAAATCGGGTAAAAAGTTTATTAGTTCATTAGGTTGGAGTGTGACATTTCTTTCTATAGGATTGATATTTGGAGGTTTATTTGAAACTAATTCATTTATTCAGGAAATATCCAATAACTCTCTATCAATTCAAAAAATTCAAAGTTTACCAGCAATGATAATTTTGTGGATAGGAGTAATTTTCCTATAA
- the hslO gene encoding Hsp33 family molecular chaperone HslO — MGDKIVRATAANGGIRLVAVLTTNATREAKKRHGLSYLTSSILGRAFSASLLLASSMKIMHGRVTLRVRSDGPLKGLLVDAGRDGKVRGYVGNPNLELDLVKTKSNKYSFDFTKALGTGYLNIIRDNGFGEPFTSTVELVNGNIAEDLASYLYHSEQTPSAVFIGEKIQNKNLICSGGLLAQVLPKKETDPLLVSLLEDRCKEINSFSEDLFESKDDLLSIIKNIFPDIDDKSISENARTQEVRFECRCSKQRSLNAMKMLDKDELEDILKKEGKAELVCEFCKNKYLINFEEIEEMIKA, encoded by the coding sequence ATGGGGGATAAAATTGTAAGAGCAACTGCCGCTAATGGAGGAATAAGATTAGTTGCAGTATTAACAACTAATGCTACCAGGGAAGCGAAAAAGAGGCATGGGCTATCCTATCTAACCTCTTCCATACTTGGCAGAGCTTTCAGCGCCTCTCTTCTGTTAGCAAGTTCAATGAAAATAATGCATGGTCGAGTCACCTTAAGAGTAAGATCTGATGGGCCCTTAAAGGGATTACTAGTTGATGCAGGGAGAGATGGCAAAGTCAGAGGGTATGTAGGTAATCCTAATTTGGAATTAGATTTAGTTAAAACAAAATCAAATAAATATTCTTTTGATTTTACAAAAGCACTTGGTACAGGATATTTAAATATTATTCGAGACAATGGTTTTGGTGAACCTTTTACAAGCACTGTTGAGTTAGTGAATGGGAACATTGCAGAAGATTTAGCATCTTACTTATATCATTCTGAACAGACTCCCTCAGCTGTATTTATTGGGGAAAAGATTCAAAATAAGAATCTTATTTGTAGCGGAGGATTATTAGCACAAGTTTTGCCTAAAAAAGAAACTGATCCTTTATTAGTTTCATTGTTAGAAGATAGATGTAAAGAAATAAATTCTTTCAGCGAAGATTTATTTGAATCAAAAGATGATCTACTTTCAATAATAAAAAATATATTTCCAGATATTGACGATAAATCAATTTCTGAGAATGCTAGAACTCAAGAAGTTAGATTTGAATGTAGGTGCTCTAAACAAAGAAGTTTAAATGCAATGAAAATGCTTGATAAAGACGAATTAGAAGACATTTTAAAAAAAGAAGGAAAAGCCGAATTAGTTTGCGAATTTTGTAAGAATAAATATTTAATAAATTTTGAAGAGATTGAAGAAATGATTAAAGCTTAA
- a CDS encoding ABC transporter ATP-binding protein has protein sequence MLDLREITYQPQTGSEKILDDISFNVHENELILICGNSGAGKTTLLEIISGLTIPQKGSISWKNKTISARQRRWISGVVFQFPERYFLGTTVGKELKFGHKSLREKNIDIVLKKVGLSGINLAQAPEKLSGGQQRRLAVAVQLMRNPTILLLDEPTAGLDWSMKNDVKNLVHNLQNKNTIIIVTHEPSLFEGIPYKIITLEKGKIKKLMKEHYGG, from the coding sequence ATGCTTGATTTAAGAGAGATAACTTATCAACCCCAAACAGGAAGTGAAAAAATACTAGATGATATTAGTTTCAATGTTCATGAAAATGAGCTTATATTAATATGCGGTAATAGTGGTGCAGGGAAAACAACTCTTCTCGAAATAATTAGTGGACTAACTATTCCCCAAAAAGGCAGCATTAGTTGGAAAAATAAAACTATTTCTGCGAGGCAAAGAAGATGGATAAGTGGAGTAGTATTTCAATTTCCAGAAAGATACTTTTTAGGAACAACAGTTGGGAAAGAATTAAAATTTGGTCATAAAAGTTTGAGAGAAAAAAATATAGATATAGTTTTAAAAAAAGTTGGATTATCAGGTATAAATTTGGCCCAAGCACCTGAAAAACTCAGTGGTGGACAACAAAGAAGATTAGCCGTTGCTGTTCAACTGATGAGAAATCCAACAATTCTTTTACTAGATGAGCCTACTGCTGGGCTTGATTGGTCTATGAAAAATGATGTTAAGAATTTAGTTCACAATCTCCAAAATAAAAATACAATAATAATTGTTACTCATGAACCCTCTTTATTTGAGGGAATACCATATAAAATAATAACCCTTGAGAAAGGAAAGATTAAGAAATTAATGAAAGAACATTATGGGGGATAA
- a CDS encoding DUF3531 family protein: MNVVFREVDPFNCWIWIKFFEIPAEAEKNYLDGVFDSWYVLGRLGGFNSENLQTHEEGSELSWMSYNNDQKESSLPALMHNLGVMEYQNLWSRCWVDFGTSDSLSIDILINTLNEISNNYVKIDQLIIGGENKDWSIEEHEDLVFKN, encoded by the coding sequence ATGAATGTTGTATTTAGGGAAGTTGATCCTTTTAATTGTTGGATTTGGATAAAGTTTTTTGAAATTCCAGCTGAAGCAGAAAAAAATTATTTAGATGGTGTTTTTGATAGTTGGTACGTTTTAGGTAGGTTAGGTGGTTTTAATTCTGAGAATTTACAAACTCATGAAGAGGGTTCCGAGTTAAGTTGGATGTCATACAATAATGATCAAAAAGAATCTTCCTTGCCAGCATTAATGCATAATTTAGGTGTTATGGAATATCAAAATCTGTGGTCTAGATGTTGGGTTGATTTCGGAACGTCAGATTCTCTTTCTATTGATATTTTAATAAATACTTTAAATGAGATCTCTAATAATTATGTAAAAATTGATCAATTAATTATTGGAGGAGAAAATAAGGATTGGTCAATTGAGGAACATGAAGATTTAGTTTTTAAAAATTGA
- a CDS encoding 16S rRNA (uracil(1498)-N(3))-methyltransferase codes for MDDLIRLLIQNERIIGNKNKNLKLTKEEAHYLNKVMRIKIGREIFITNGQGSLWKAKKLEQNFLEINNIDNPYFVQEKEKVSLGIAVVVPKNGFEDILKMCTEIGIDLIQPLFSERQVKNNSNFLKRNIRWNSIINEAVEQSERLWRPLILGGVNLIDWIDSRDSKDIISISITRDDSSENLNHWLKRKQNLLKKNGGVLWNVVGPEGGWSRNEIEFFLKNKISFVKLSETILRTSTATVNATSILNQWRNDLKLNNYL; via the coding sequence ATGGATGATTTAATAAGATTACTTATTCAAAATGAAAGAATAATTGGTAATAAAAACAAGAATTTAAAACTTACAAAAGAAGAAGCTCACTATTTAAATAAAGTAATGCGTATAAAAATTGGTAGAGAAATTTTTATAACTAATGGTCAAGGTTCTCTATGGAAAGCTAAGAAATTGGAACAAAACTTTTTAGAGATAAATAATATTGATAATCCATATTTTGTTCAAGAAAAAGAAAAAGTTTCTTTAGGAATAGCTGTTGTTGTTCCAAAGAATGGCTTTGAGGATATTCTTAAGATGTGTACTGAAATAGGAATTGATTTAATACAACCTTTATTTTCAGAAAGACAAGTTAAAAATAACTCTAACTTTTTAAAAAGAAATATAAGATGGAATTCAATAATCAATGAAGCGGTTGAACAAAGTGAAAGGTTATGGAGACCACTCATCTTAGGTGGAGTTAATTTAATAGATTGGATAGATTCAAGGGATTCCAAAGATATAATTTCAATCTCTATTACAAGAGATGATAGTTCTGAAAATTTAAATCATTGGTTAAAAAGAAAGCAAAATCTTTTGAAAAAAAATGGTGGAGTTTTATGGAATGTCGTTGGACCTGAGGGAGGTTGGTCAAGAAATGAAATTGAATTTTTTTTAAAAAATAAAATTTCTTTTGTCAAACTTTCAGAAACTATTTTGAGAACTTCAACAGCTACTGTTAATGCAACTTCAATTCTTAATCAATGGCGAAATGATTTAAAATTAAATAATTATTTATAA
- a CDS encoding DUF92 domain-containing protein, which yields MSLISNSFVLGFCINFSLILLFYRFPLMTKGGWISAGVLGSILWGCLSWQGWISVVIYLLFGSLVTKIGYKFKSQKGIAEKRGGKRGPENVWGSAATGLFFAIMAILNSSNLLFYKIGFAASFTAKLADTFGSEIGKRFGRDTYLITSFGKVDRGTEGGISFEGTIASFVGAIFMSSIMLLLSIITTKNQFVIVSISGFLATISESIIGAKFQEKYKLSNEFVNAIQTSISSVIAIFLSFII from the coding sequence ATGAGTTTAATTTCTAATAGTTTTGTATTGGGTTTCTGCATAAATTTTAGTTTAATTCTTTTGTTTTATAGGTTCCCATTGATGACAAAAGGTGGATGGATAAGTGCTGGAGTTTTAGGATCTATTTTATGGGGATGTTTGTCATGGCAAGGTTGGATCTCTGTTGTAATTTATCTATTATTCGGATCTCTTGTAACTAAAATAGGTTATAAATTTAAAAGTCAAAAAGGCATAGCTGAAAAACGAGGTGGAAAAAGAGGACCTGAAAATGTTTGGGGATCAGCTGCTACTGGATTGTTTTTTGCGATTATGGCTATATTGAATTCGTCTAATTTACTTTTTTACAAAATTGGTTTTGCTGCGAGTTTTACTGCAAAGCTGGCAGATACTTTTGGTAGTGAAATAGGAAAAAGATTTGGGAGAGATACATATCTAATTACTTCATTTGGAAAAGTCGATAGAGGAACGGAGGGAGGAATTAGCTTTGAGGGTACGATAGCAAGTTTTGTAGGTGCAATATTCATGTCGTCCATAATGCTCTTATTGTCCATTATCACTACAAAAAATCAATTTGTAATAGTCTCAATTTCTGGATTCTTAGCAACAATATCTGAAAGTATAATTGGTGCTAAATTCCAAGAAAAATATAAATTAAGTAATGAATTTGTAAATGCTATTCAAACAAGTATCTCATCAGTAATTGCTATTTTTTTATCATTTATTATTTAA
- a CDS encoding GDSL-type esterase/lipase family protein: MPVLPKQLVVIGDSSVYGWGDTEGGGWCERLRKDWSKIQNAPIIYQLGVRGDGIEKVSFRWEKEWSSRGETRRNKPKAILLSVGINDTPTIGQKNGRHQLEINGFEYGLERLIFEMKSHTQVFVIGLNPVNEKKMPFAGCLWYSNNFCHSYERRMEEVCINQNVPFLPTFREMYSDPRSENWISDDGIHLNSNGHLWIYQRIKSWEILKKWKDS; this comes from the coding sequence GTGCCTGTATTACCAAAACAATTGGTCGTAATTGGAGATAGTTCAGTCTATGGATGGGGAGATACTGAAGGAGGTGGATGGTGCGAAAGACTTAGAAAAGATTGGTCCAAGATTCAAAATGCTCCTATTATTTATCAATTAGGTGTTAGAGGAGACGGAATTGAAAAAGTTTCTTTTCGTTGGGAAAAAGAATGGTCCTCGAGAGGTGAAACGAGAAGAAATAAACCTAAAGCAATCCTTTTAAGTGTTGGCATTAATGACACTCCAACAATTGGACAAAAAAACGGTCGGCATCAATTAGAGATAAACGGGTTCGAGTATGGATTAGAAAGACTAATATTCGAAATGAAGTCACATACACAAGTTTTTGTAATTGGTTTAAATCCAGTTAATGAGAAAAAAATGCCATTTGCAGGATGTCTTTGGTATTCAAATAACTTTTGTCATTCTTATGAAAGAAGAATGGAGGAAGTATGTATCAATCAAAATGTTCCATTCCTACCAACTTTTAGAGAAATGTATTCTGACCCAAGAAGTGAAAATTGGATCTCAGATGATGGTATTCATTTAAATTCAAATGGACATCTTTGGATTTATCAACGTATTAAAAGTTGGGAGATTTTAAAAAAATGGAAGGACTCTTGA